A genomic stretch from Bacillus sp. N1-1 includes:
- the noc gene encoding nucleoid occlusion protein, translating to MKHTFSRLFGLNDEKSETMEAEQEEVKQLLVEDIIPNRFQPRTIFIDERITELSQTIKTHGVIQPIVVREREGKYEIIAGERRWRAVKKLGWERIPAIVKEFNDSQTASIALIENLQREELTAVEEAMAYAQLIELHDLTQESLAQRLGKGQSTIANKLRLLKLPEPVQQALLQKKITERHARALIPLKNPENQVKVLSEVLERQWNVKQTEERVARMLEGTIQKPKPRKKSVSKDMRLAVNTIRQSLDMVTETGLMIDTDEEDHDEYYQFTIRIPKKK from the coding sequence ATGAAGCATACGTTTTCACGTCTTTTCGGTTTGAACGATGAAAAAAGCGAGACGATGGAAGCAGAACAAGAGGAAGTGAAGCAACTTCTTGTTGAGGATATTATTCCGAACCGCTTCCAGCCTCGAACAATTTTTATAGATGAGAGAATTACTGAACTATCTCAGACGATAAAGACTCATGGAGTTATTCAGCCGATCGTGGTTAGAGAACGTGAAGGCAAGTATGAAATTATTGCCGGGGAAAGACGCTGGAGAGCAGTCAAGAAGCTGGGTTGGGAACGAATTCCTGCTATTGTTAAGGAATTTAATGATTCACAAACAGCCTCAATAGCGCTTATTGAAAATTTGCAGCGTGAAGAATTAACTGCTGTCGAAGAAGCAATGGCTTACGCTCAACTAATCGAGCTACATGATTTAACACAGGAGAGCCTTGCTCAGCGGCTTGGCAAAGGGCAATCTACCATAGCGAACAAGCTAAGGTTATTGAAGTTGCCTGAACCTGTTCAACAAGCTCTTTTACAGAAGAAAATTACGGAGAGGCACGCCCGAGCGTTAATTCCACTTAAAAATCCTGAGAATCAAGTGAAAGTTCTGAGTGAAGTTCTTGAACGACAGTGGAATGTAAAGCAGACGGAAGAACGCGTGGCTCGTATGTTAGAAGGCACGATCCAAAAACCGAAGCCGAGGAAAAAATCGGTTAGTAAAGATATGAGATTGGCAGTAAATACCATTCGCCAATCGCTTGATATGGTTACAGAGACTGGTTTAATGATTGACACAGATGAAGAAGACCACGACGAATACTATCAATTTACCATTCGAATACCGAAAAAGAAGTAA